In Leptolyngbya sp. CCY15150, a single window of DNA contains:
- a CDS encoding transposase: MSELYGLRLSEGAIANLLQRMQRQLEAPVSKIVERLRSARLVGSDETGARVNGKNQWEWVFQNEQVCLHVIRPTRGKTVIDSVMDGH; encoded by the coding sequence ATGAGCGAGCTTTACGGTCTGAGGCTCTCAGAAGGAGCGATTGCCAACCTCTTGCAACGGATGCAGAGACAACTGGAAGCTCCAGTGAGCAAGATTGTGGAGCGCTTACGCAGTGCACGTCTGGTTGGCAGTGATGAAACGGGGGCACGGGTGAATGGGAAGAATCAGTGGGAATGGGTGTTTCAAAACGAGCAGGTGTGTTTGCATGTGATTCGTCCCACTCGGGGCAAAACGGTGATCGATAGCGTCATGGATGGGCATC
- a CDS encoding CPBP family intramembrane glutamic endopeptidase — MKFKAIKGHQGIGMEVQDVTYVEAARWGKHRGWRYVLGLVVIFFVGLVVGGIAAPRIAFLFGGQEGLAAFRRLDYAAFGPVGSFVAVRAIFPFFLAGILIAVTLIHQRHPRTLVTAREKISWRRIGHGFVAWFVPILLIAGLGQYFFYPDTFSFNFDLTTFALFVPLALVFTAIQTTTEELFFRGYIMQGASIVWTNRVFLALVPATIFALAHLLNPEASAGGWLTVFFNYFLVPGLVWTVVSLIDGTTELAIGVHFANNIGGVLLFNVAGSAADAPALFTISKFHATYTALSMLVVVPVFLAIAYKVFKRDETSEPVFQSNRMGRR, encoded by the coding sequence ATGAAGTTTAAAGCAATTAAAGGACATCAGGGAATCGGAATGGAAGTGCAAGATGTGACTTACGTGGAGGCCGCCCGGTGGGGTAAGCATCGGGGGTGGCGGTATGTTCTGGGATTAGTAGTCATCTTCTTTGTGGGGCTTGTGGTCGGCGGCATCGCCGCCCCACGTATCGCGTTCCTGTTTGGCGGTCAGGAGGGGCTTGCGGCGTTCAGGCGGCTAGATTACGCCGCATTCGGTCCCGTGGGGAGCTTCGTTGCGGTCAGGGCAATTTTTCCGTTCTTCCTCGCGGGAATCTTGATCGCCGTCACCCTCATTCACCAGCGTCATCCCCGGACGCTGGTTACAGCGCGGGAAAAGATTAGCTGGCGGCGGATCGGTCATGGGTTTGTGGCTTGGTTCGTGCCAATTTTGCTGATCGCTGGACTGGGACAGTACTTCTTCTATCCCGACACCTTTTCCTTTAACTTCGACCTCACAACGTTCGCACTCTTCGTCCCGCTGGCGCTAGTCTTTACCGCGATCCAGACGACTACGGAGGAGCTTTTCTTTCGCGGCTACATTATGCAGGGCGCGAGCATTGTTTGGACGAACCGCGTGTTTCTGGCGCTGGTGCCAGCCACGATCTTCGCCCTAGCGCACCTGCTCAACCCGGAGGCAAGCGCGGGCGGTTGGCTCACGGTATTCTTCAACTACTTCCTCGTTCCGGGGCTGGTGTGGACCGTGGTTTCGTTGATTGATGGAACCACTGAACTAGCCATCGGCGTACACTTCGCGAACAACATCGGCGGCGTACTCCTGTTCAACGTAGCTGGAAGCGCCGCGGATGCACCGGCTCTGTTCACAATCAGCAAGTTCCACGCGACCTACACGGCGCTATCGATGCTGGTTGTAGTACCCGTGTTTCTGGCGATCGCCTACAAGGTGTTCAAACGCGACGAGACATCCGAACCCGTTTTCCAGAGCAATCGGATGGGTCGTCGGTGA
- a CDS encoding AraC family transcriptional regulator — protein MPTTTMPTIEASYKGLTHTRMQQVLDYIQTHLDRELSLAELAEVINVSSSYFASLFKQTMGISPHQYVIKQRVERAKVMLKKTDFAIADIALEVGFSSQSHLTQQFKRITGMTPKQIR, from the coding sequence ATGCCAACAACTACAATGCCAACTATTGAAGCCAGTTACAAAGGCTTAACACACACCCGAATGCAGCAAGTACTTGATTATATTCAGACTCACCTTGATCGAGAATTATCACTGGCTGAACTTGCAGAAGTGATCAACGTTAGTTCGAGTTATTTTGCGAGCTTGTTTAAGCAAACAATGGGGATTTCGCCCCATCAGTACGTAATTAAACAGCGCGTGGAACGAGCAAAAGTAATGTTGAAGAAGACAGATTTTGCGATTGCAGACATTGCTCTAGAAGTCGGCTTCTCCAGCCAAAGCCATCTGACCCAACAATTCAAGCGCATTACGGGAATGACCCCAAAACAGATTCGCTAA
- a CDS encoding thioredoxin domain-containing protein produces MPKGFKTRPSASFGEDYLCLIFRHFPQTQIYPHAQRAAQVAEAAAAQGKFWLMSDTLFDHQQRLENGYLVEYANDLGLDIPQFLKELSKQVHVDHINEDIEGGIQSGVTTAPALLINGRRYIGHWNTTELMAAMIAASR; encoded by the coding sequence ATGCCAAAAGGTTTTAAAACACGCCCTAGTGCTTCTTTTGGAGAGGACTATTTATGTTTGATCTTCCGCCATTTTCCACAAACACAGATTTATCCCCATGCTCAACGGGCAGCCCAAGTCGCCGAAGCCGCCGCCGCCCAAGGAAAGTTTTGGTTAATGAGCGACACTTTATTTGACCATCAACAAAGATTGGAGAACGGTTATCTGGTCGAGTACGCCAATGATTTAGGGCTTGATATTCCTCAATTTCTCAAAGAGTTGTCTAAACAAGTTCATGTCGATCACATCAATGAAGACATTGAAGGCGGAATACAGAGCGGAGTAACGACTGCCCCAGCCCTGCTTATCAATGGACGTCGGTATATCGGGCACTGGAACACGACGGAGTTGATGGCAGCCATGATTGCTGCAAGTCGTTAA
- a CDS encoding IS5 family transposase (programmed frameshift) — translation MRRGEMSNQQWERIKPLLPPQKPPTGCPSKDHRMIVNGILWILRTGAPWRDVPERYGSWSTVSGRFYHWRKTGLWQQVFAALQEEADAEGQINWEIHFVDGSVIRAHQHAAGAKRGNLKPDSERSEIKQVQAREALGRSQGGFSTKIHLRCDGNGLPITFVLTAGERHETVVFEHLMEQGAVKRSGVGRPRLRPKRVSGDKGYSSGTLRRYLRRRGICLTIPRKKNERRRGQFDKALYRERNRIERCFNRLKQFRRIATRYEKKAENYLAMLTLASIMLWL, via the exons ATCCGCCGAGGAGAAATGAGCAACCAGCAGTGGGAGCGGATCAAGCCCTTGCTACCGCCTCAAAAACCTCCTACCGGGTGTCCGTCTAAAGATCACCGCATGATCGTCAACGGCATCCTATGGATTCTGCGAACGGGTGCCCCATGGCGAGACGTACCGGAACGTTATGGATCATGGTCAACGGTTTCAGGACGGTTTTACCATTGGCGCAAAACGGGTCTGTGGCAGCAGGTGTTTGCGGCACTCCAGGAAGAGGCGGATGCCGAAGGTCAGATTAATTGGGAGATCCATTTCGTCGATGGAAGTGTCATCCGTGCTCATCAACATGCGGCAGGGGCAAAAAGGGGGAACT TAAAGCCAGACTCTGAGCGCTCTGAGATTAAACAGGTGCAAGCACGAGAAGCCTTAGGGCGTTCCCAGGGAGGATTTAGTACCAAAATACATTTGCGTTGTGATGGCAATGGTTTACCGATCACCTTTGTGCTGACAGCGGGCGAACGCCACGAAACAGTCGTATTTGAGCACCTGATGGAGCAAGGAGCGGTCAAACGCTCTGGTGTAGGGCGACCTCGTTTGCGTCCGAAGCGAGTCAGTGGTGACAAAGGCTATAGCAGTGGCACCCTTCGTCGCTATCTGCGACGACGAGGGATTTGCCTCACCATTCCGCGTAAAAAGAATGAACGGCGACGGGGTCAGTTTGACAAGGCTCTGTACCGTGAGCGCAACCGGATTGAACGCTGTTTCAATCGCCTCAAGCAATTCCGTCGCATTGCAACCCGCTACGAGAAGAAGGCTGAGAACTATCTCGCCATGCTGACTTTAGCTTCTATCATGCTGTGGTTATAG
- a CDS encoding peptidoglycan-binding protein, translating to MTSTSTATDPMLRQGDSGAAVTSLQQLLNAKGINIAVDGIFGNVTRAAVVQFQKQSGIATDGIVGPQTWQALRRDGNAPIQLTDAAIYYDPSKYFYQKGAFEWLQSRISRSDLEEFARRWRNLR from the coding sequence ATGACTTCTACTTCCACAGCGACAGACCCAATGCTACGCCAAGGCGATTCTGGTGCTGCCGTCACTTCGCTACAACAACTGTTGAATGCCAAAGGAATTAACATTGCAGTTGATGGAATCTTTGGCAATGTGACTCGCGCCGCAGTAGTTCAGTTTCAAAAGCAGAGTGGCATTGCTACAGATGGCATCGTTGGCCCTCAAACTTGGCAAGCTCTTCGTCGAGATGGCAATGCACCCATTCAACTGACTGATGCAGCCATTTACTACGATCCATCGAAATATTTCTATCAAAAAGGGGCGTTCGAATGGTTGCAATCCCGGATTTCTAGATCAGATCTAGAGGAATTTGCTCGCCGTTGGCGGAACCTACGCTAA